In a genomic window of Panthera tigris isolate Pti1 chromosome D4, P.tigris_Pti1_mat1.1, whole genome shotgun sequence:
- the LOC122232931 gene encoding 60S ribosomal protein L21-like, which yields MTNTKGKRRGTPYMFSRPFRKHGGVPLATYMRIYKRGDIVDIKGMGTVQKGMPHKCYHGKTGRVYNVTQHAVGTVVNKQVKGKILAKRINVRIEHIKHSKSRDSFLKCVKENDQKKKEAQEKGTWVQLKRQPAPPTEAHFVRANGKEPELLEPIPYEFMA from the coding sequence ATGAccaacacaaagggaaagaggagaggtacTCCATATATGTTCTCTAGGCCTTTTAGAAAACATGGAGGTGTTCCTTTGGCAACATACATGCGAATCTACAAGAGAGGTGATATTGTGGACATCAAGGGAATGGGCACTGTTCAAAAAGGAATGCCCCACAAATGTTACCACGGCAAAACTGGAAGAGTCTACAATGTTACCCAGCACGCTGTTGGCACTGTTGTAAACAAACAAGTTAAGGGCAAGATTCTTGCTAAGAGAATTAATGTACGTATCGAGCACATTAAGCACTCAAAGAGCCGAGACAGCTTCCTGAAGTgtgtgaaggaaaatgatcagaaaaagaaggaagcccAGGAGAAAGGTACTTGGGTTCAACTGAAGCGCCAGCCTGCCCCACCCACAGAAGCACACTTTGTGAGAGCCAATGGAAAGGAGCCTGAGCTGTTGGAACCCATTCCCTATGAATTCATGGcgtga